The following coding sequences are from one Virgibacillus necropolis window:
- a CDS encoding phosphotransferase family protein encodes MNVNWLKAVLGKEWDIKSAGGLTGEAYIAEKNDRKLFLKRNSSPFLAVLSAEGIVPKLVWTKRLENGDVITAQEWMVGRELNAIEMQHHEVASLLQKIHHSSELLHMLMRLGKKPFTPKESLHNVKEQIMQNNINELDNEVSFSLNFLEELLPMTENQKQVVCHGDLNHNNILLTGDSHLYLIDWDNAMIADPIIDIGFILKWYIPKEDWDEWLFHYGISRDSNLIKRMYWYLLLDALYYVNWHTDRKEFEKGQERLQDICELNMNIRELLQI; translated from the coding sequence ATGAATGTGAATTGGCTTAAAGCGGTTTTAGGGAAAGAGTGGGACATAAAGTCAGCCGGTGGTCTTACTGGTGAGGCGTATATTGCAGAAAAGAATGATCGTAAGCTTTTTTTAAAACGGAATTCTTCTCCCTTTTTAGCCGTGTTATCTGCAGAAGGAATTGTTCCAAAACTAGTTTGGACAAAGCGTCTAGAAAATGGCGATGTCATTACAGCGCAGGAATGGATGGTCGGGCGCGAACTTAACGCAATAGAAATGCAACATCATGAGGTTGCTTCTTTGCTACAAAAAATTCATCATTCATCTGAACTGTTACATATGCTCATGCGTTTAGGTAAAAAGCCATTTACACCTAAAGAAAGTTTGCATAATGTAAAAGAACAAATTATGCAAAATAATATAAATGAACTAGATAATGAAGTATCTTTTTCTTTAAACTTTTTAGAAGAACTTTTGCCCATGACAGAAAATCAAAAACAGGTTGTTTGTCATGGTGATTTGAACCATAATAATATTTTGCTGACAGGTGATAGCCACTTATATTTAATTGATTGGGACAACGCTATGATAGCAGATCCTATTATTGATATTGGATTTATTTTGAAATGGTATATTCCAAAAGAAGATTGGGATGAATGGTTATTTCACTATGGAATTTCAAGGGATAGCAATCTAATTAAACGGATGTATTGGTATTTATTGCTAGATGCCCTTTACTATGTGAATTGGCATACAGATCGCAAAGAATTTGAAAAAGGACAGGAAAGACTACAAGACATTTGTGAATTGAATATGAATATTCGTGAACTACTCCAAATTTGA
- a CDS encoding YtzH-like family protein, with protein sequence MLTVNDQLTVLHDILTEQSEECCGDINEYKQIKRIIQTLMANESITDEELLSLLPEIYNYGIQGEQAQNLEEHVTTNKGNIETWTSHIIQSNLE encoded by the coding sequence ATGTTAACAGTTAACGATCAACTAACAGTACTCCACGATATTTTAACCGAGCAATCCGAAGAATGTTGTGGTGATATCAATGAATACAAACAAATTAAGCGAATCATTCAGACATTAATGGCTAACGAAAGTATAACGGATGAAGAATTGTTATCGCTTCTTCCTGAAATTTATAATTATGGTATACAAGGGGAACAGGCTCAAAATTTGGAGGAACACGTAACAACAAATAAAGGCAATATTGAAACATGGACATCCCATATAATTCAATCAAATTTGGAGTAG
- the trmB gene encoding tRNA (guanosine(46)-N7)-methyltransferase TrmB produces the protein MRQRNKPWADDFLNEHRDLVIVNPKENKNKWKDIFGNTNPIHLEIGTGKGQFIVGMAKQYPAINFIGIEMAKSITVDAAQKVKESGQENLILLNENANDLEELFAENEISTIYLNFSDPWPKNRHEKRRLSYHTFLAKYEKVLKENSELIMKTDNRLLFEYSLVSFSNYGLKLEEVSLDLHQLDDPTNVMTEYEEKFSSKGQPIYRCQAKFR, from the coding sequence ATGAGACAACGTAATAAACCATGGGCAGATGACTTTTTAAATGAGCATCGCGATCTTGTCATCGTAAACCCTAAAGAAAATAAAAATAAATGGAAAGACATTTTTGGTAATACAAACCCAATTCACCTGGAAATTGGAACTGGAAAAGGACAATTCATTGTGGGGATGGCTAAGCAATATCCTGCTATCAATTTTATTGGTATTGAAATGGCCAAAAGCATAACAGTGGATGCAGCTCAAAAGGTTAAGGAATCAGGGCAAGAAAATTTAATCCTGCTAAATGAAAACGCGAATGATCTAGAAGAACTATTCGCTGAGAATGAAATTTCAACAATCTATTTGAATTTTTCAGATCCGTGGCCGAAAAATCGTCATGAAAAAAGACGGTTGAGCTATCATACATTTTTAGCAAAGTATGAAAAGGTTTTGAAAGAAAATAGTGAGTTAATAATGAAGACAGATAATCGCTTATTATTTGAGTATTCACTTGTAAGCTTCTCGAATTATGGATTGAAATTGGAAGAAGTGAGTCTTGACCTACATCAGTTAGATGATCCCACCAATGTAATGACGGAATATGAAGAGAAATTTTCTAGTAAAGGTCAACCTATTTATCGCTGTCAGGCTAAATTTCGATAA
- a CDS encoding DoxX family protein, with translation MFPEFVPFKRSIVFASGLVEWLLAILLLIPKTRNKAGRYTAIYLVIIFPANIYAAIYGIPAPWSAQTGQVALWIRLLFQPLLIWWVLIVSRDSKTS, from the coding sequence ATGTTTCCAGAATTTGTTCCCTTTAAAAGATCTATTGTCTTTGCATCAGGCTTGGTCGAGTGGTTACTTGCTATTTTGTTATTAATTCCTAAAACCAGGAATAAGGCTGGCAGATACACGGCTATTTATTTGGTAATTATTTTTCCAGCAAATATTTATGCCGCTATTTATGGAATCCCAGCGCCCTGGTCTGCACAAACAGGCCAAGTTGCTTTATGGATTCGGTTGCTATTTCAACCTTTACTGATTTGGTGGGTACTTATAGTATCGAGAGATAGCAAGACTTCCTAG
- a CDS encoding YtnP family quorum-quenching lactonase translates to METLQIGRAKLTWLNGGVNFLDGGAMFGVVPKALWSRKYPHNDKNQIELRTDPILLQLDDKNYVIDSGMGNGKLTEKQLRNFGVLEESAIDQSLAALGLTTNDIDAMLMTHLHFDHACGLTKPTEDSSYIPVFENAAIYTSDVEWNEMRNPNIRSVNTYWEENWKPIEKQVTPFEKEIQITDGLKMIHTSGHSDGHCIIVFEDGEDSFIHMADIMPTHGHQNKLWALAYDDYPVTSVHQKEKWMDYGYSKKAWYTFYHDAYYRAIQFDGKGKKIDEVKRERYEYK, encoded by the coding sequence ATGGAAACTTTACAAATTGGAAGAGCTAAATTGACGTGGTTGAACGGCGGAGTGAATTTTCTTGATGGTGGTGCCATGTTTGGTGTTGTACCGAAAGCATTATGGAGTAGAAAATATCCACATAATGATAAAAATCAAATTGAACTTAGAACAGATCCGATATTGTTACAATTAGATGATAAAAATTATGTAATTGATTCTGGGATGGGTAATGGGAAGCTTACTGAGAAGCAGCTGCGAAACTTTGGGGTCCTTGAAGAATCGGCTATTGATCAATCTTTAGCAGCGCTTGGGTTGACTACCAATGATATTGACGCTATGTTAATGACACATCTTCATTTTGATCATGCGTGTGGGTTAACGAAACCGACAGAGGATAGTAGTTATATACCAGTATTTGAAAATGCAGCCATTTATACATCAGACGTAGAGTGGAACGAAATGCGTAACCCAAATATACGATCCGTTAATACATATTGGGAAGAAAACTGGAAGCCAATTGAAAAACAGGTAACGCCTTTTGAAAAAGAAATTCAGATTACCGATGGATTAAAAATGATTCATACAAGCGGTCATAGTGACGGTCACTGCATCATTGTATTTGAAGACGGGGAAGATTCGTTTATTCATATGGCAGATATCATGCCTACACATGGTCATCAAAATAAACTCTGGGCATTAGCATACGATGATTATCCTGTTACTTCTGTGCATCAAAAGGAAAAATGGATGGACTACGGTTACTCGAAAAAGGCTTGGTATACGTTCTATCATGATGCCTATTATCGTGCAATTCAGTTTGATGGAAAAGGAAAAAAAATTGATGAAGTAAAGCGTGAACGCTACGAGTATAAATAG
- a CDS encoding LLM class flavin-dependent oxidoreductase: MRLSVLDQAPVTSDNTAVDALKKAEELAILADELGYHRMWMAEHHDTNAYTSSAPEIIAAHLAAKTKNIRIGTGGVMMMHYSPLKLAEVFKTLSAFSPGQIDFGVGRAPGGDRNAIYALSEGRQPMVNNMYEKFNTALKLINDEVPEDSLYSGISATPSKVILPEAWMLGSSGNSALQTARMGVGYSFAQFFNGEMTKEILDAYKHHFQPSVFMEKPEINVAYMVTTAETKEEAEFEALPQDISRLWLMKGKMDQALTPEEAQNYPLTEMDRITIKNNRKLHLVGSAKEIAALLQKEQVQYGFDEAMICSIPHSQEKRLEVYRLLARELF, encoded by the coding sequence ATGAGATTAAGTGTACTGGATCAAGCACCTGTTACCAGTGATAATACGGCCGTTGATGCTTTGAAAAAAGCGGAGGAGCTGGCAATATTAGCAGATGAATTAGGCTACCATCGTATGTGGATGGCGGAGCATCATGATACAAACGCCTATACCAGTTCAGCACCGGAAATAATAGCGGCACATTTGGCCGCCAAGACGAAGAATATTCGCATCGGTACGGGCGGCGTGATGATGATGCATTATTCGCCATTAAAATTAGCTGAGGTATTTAAAACGCTTAGTGCCTTTTCTCCCGGCCAGATTGATTTTGGTGTAGGAAGAGCTCCTGGAGGGGACAGAAATGCTATTTATGCCTTATCTGAAGGACGTCAACCGATGGTAAACAATATGTATGAAAAATTTAATACAGCATTAAAGTTGATCAATGATGAAGTGCCTGAAGATAGCTTGTACAGCGGAATTTCAGCAACACCATCAAAAGTCATTTTACCGGAAGCCTGGATGTTGGGATCAAGCGGCAATAGTGCACTGCAAACAGCACGAATGGGGGTTGGTTATTCCTTCGCTCAATTTTTCAACGGTGAAATGACCAAAGAGATTTTAGATGCATATAAACATCATTTCCAGCCTTCCGTATTTATGGAAAAGCCGGAAATTAATGTAGCCTACATGGTAACAACGGCTGAAACAAAGGAAGAAGCCGAGTTTGAAGCCCTGCCGCAGGATATTTCCCGATTATGGTTAATGAAGGGGAAAATGGATCAAGCGTTAACCCCTGAAGAAGCTCAGAACTATCCATTGACTGAAATGGATCGCATTACCATTAAAAATAATCGTAAATTGCATTTAGTCGGATCAGCAAAAGAAATCGCCGCATTGCTGCAAAAAGAACAGGTGCAATATGGATTTGATGAAGCGATGATCTGCAGTATCCCCCATTCACAGGAAAAACGATTAGAAGTTTATCGTTTATTGGCGCGAGAGTTATTTTAA